In bacterium, the DNA window ATTGATAGACTGAAAAGAGGTTTCAACCATTCTTCATTTCTCGCAAAGATGATTTCTAAAATTACGGGAATTCCTGTTGTGAAGGCTCTTGCCAAAACAAAAAGCACCCTCCATCAGGCAAGCCTTACGAGAACAAAAAGAATAAAAAACATTAAAAATGCCTTTAAAACCGTAAAAGCCGGCAGAATAAAAGGAAAAAAAATCCTTTTGTTTGATGATATATGCACTACGGGGGCTACGTTAAACGAATGTGCGATTGCCCTGAAAAAGGCGGAAGCCCGGAGTATAGAAGTTATGACTTTTGCTGTTACAGCCTCGGACAGCAGCTCTTAAACAGATTAAGTTTTATATAAGGAGACGATTGATGAAAAAGTTTATTTTTGCCGCGGTCATCACTCTGCTGATTTCAGGTTTTTCATATTCCCAGGATTATATTTTAGTTTCCCAGATTCCGCTGGGTATTCATAACGAAAGTTTTGTAAAAATATTCGGGAAACAGATACAGAAAAAAGCCTTCCATCAGGGTGTCTACCGTTATTATATGGGGGAAAAACAGTATTATTGGGGAAACCTTTCCGCCACGGCCGATGCGACTAAACTTAAAAAGTATGATAATTATGTCATAACATCAATAAACATAAAGCTTTATGAATTGGATAAATGTTATGCCTGTGATGTTTTTGAATTCATTATAGAAAGCCTTAATGACCGGTTTGGAGAGCCTGAGATTAAAGGAACCCTGAAACCGGTTTATACATGGAACACTGAAGACGTCCTTATTAAAAAAGAAGATAACTGTATAACATTTTCCGCTAAAGAAAAATACCTTGAGAATTTGCAGAGGGAAGAGCTTCAACAGTCGGTCGAATCTCTTTTCGGCTGCCAATAGATTAGTTTAAAAATACCTTTTTACCCTTGACATACTTAGAAGAACAGATAAAATAGTGAAACTTTGAACCAAGTAAGCAGAAAAACGGCAATATTAAATTTAAGGAGGGTTCCATGGCTGTAAAAGTTGCTATTAACGGGTTTGGCCGTATAGGAAGACAGGTATTCAGGCTTCTTAAGGCTGAGAAAGGTTTTGAAATTGTTGCTATTAACGATTTAACCGATTCAAAGACACTCGGGCATTTGCTCAAATACGATTCTGTCCATGGTAAATATAAAGGGACCATCCAGGTAAAAGAAGACGCTCTTATAGTGGATGGCAAAGAAACAAAAGTTTTGAAAATAAAGGACCCCGCGCAGCTTCCCTGGAAAGATATGAAAGTTGACATAGTGTTGGAATCCACAGGTGTTTTTGCGAGCGCGGAAGACCTGCAGAAGCATATATCGGCCGGCGCTAAAAAAGTATTGCTGACCGTTCCTCCCAAGAAAGACCCCGAGGGGAAAGTAAAAATAGTCGTGATGGGAGTAAATGACAAAGACCTTACACCGGACCAGATTTTTGTTTCAAATGCTTCCTGCACGACAAATTGTCTTGCTCCTGTTGCGAAGGTTCTTCATGAGGCGTTCGGCATCAAGAGGGGTCTTATGACGACTGTACATGCTTATACGAATGATCAGAGGATATTAGATCTGCCTCATAAAGACCTGAGAAGAGCCCGCGCGGCGGCTTCAAGCATAATTCCGACCACTACAGGCGCTGCAAGAGCCGTAGGGAAAGTGCTCCCGGACCT includes these proteins:
- the gap gene encoding type I glyceraldehyde-3-phosphate dehydrogenase; amino-acid sequence: MAVKVAINGFGRIGRQVFRLLKAEKGFEIVAINDLTDSKTLGHLLKYDSVHGKYKGTIQVKEDALIVDGKETKVLKIKDPAQLPWKDMKVDIVLESTGVFASAEDLQKHISAGAKKVLLTVPPKKDPEGKVKIVVMGVNDKDLTPDQIFVSNASCTTNCLAPVAKVLHEAFGIKRGLMTTVHAYTNDQRILDLPHKDLRRARAAASSIIPTTTGAARAVGKVLPDLNGKLDGFAMRVPVTDGSVVDLTVELAKEVTIEEVNAAVKKAAESELKGILEYEEAPIVSVDIVGNSASSVFDALSTMVMNGNMVKVVSWYDNEWGYSNRCIDLIKKMSE